Proteins co-encoded in one Arachis hypogaea cultivar Tifrunner chromosome 13, arahy.Tifrunner.gnm2.J5K5, whole genome shotgun sequence genomic window:
- the LOC112732849 gene encoding heavy metal-associated isoprenylated plant protein 7 — translation MGEEVKKVEETKAEEPKKEEGEKKPEESKDGKVVEEAAAPAAPPEIVLKVFMHCEGCARKVRRSLRGFPGVEDVITDCKSHKVVVKGEKADPLKVRERVQRKSHRQVELLSPIPVPEPEAPKEDKKPEEQEDPKPEEKKKEPEVIRVVLQAHMHCEACAQEIKRRIERMKGVESAEPDLKNSQVSVKGVFEVANLVDYVYKRTGKQVVVVKQETVENKEESNKDGGKEEKKGEEGDGDKDKKEGSQVEENKEKKGEEAAAAAAEGGTEESNKVVELKKNEYYYMPPRYGYGGGNMEYYAAYPGPGYPPQIFSDENPNACTVM, via the exons ATGGGCGAG GAAGTGAAGAAGGTCGAGGAGACTAAAGCAGAGGaaccaaagaaggaagaaggggagaAGAAGCCTGAGGAATCCAAGGATGGGAAGGTAGTTGAGGAAGCTGCAGCCCCAGCAGCGCCCCCAGAGATTGTGCTTAAGGTGTTCATGCATTGCGAGGGTTGTGCACGCAAGGTTCGTCGCTCCCTTAGAGGATTCCCAG GGGTTGAGGATGTGATAACAGATTGTAAGAGTCACAAGGTGGTGGTTAAAGGAGAGAAAGCTGATCCTCTCAAGGTTAGGGAGAGAGTCCAGAGGAAGAGCCACAGACAAGTTGAGCTTCTCTCTCCCATTCCAGTTCCAGAACCAGAGGCGCCAAAAGAAGACAAGAAACCCGAAGAGCAAGAGGATCCTAAGCCCGAGGAGAAGAAAAAAGAG CCTGAGGTCATCAGAGTAGTTCTGCAAGCTCACATGCATTGTGAAGCATGTGCGCAGGAAATCAAGAGACGCATTGAGAGAATGAAGG GAGTTGAGTCAGCAGAACCGGATCTGAAGAACTCGCAAGTGAGCGTGAAGGGGGTGTTTGAAGTTGCAAACTTAGTGGACTACGTTTACAAGAGGACCGGGAAGCAAGTAGTGGTAGTGAAGCAAGAAACTGTAGAGAATAAAGAAGAATCCAATAAAGATGGTggcaaagaagagaagaagggtgAGGAAGGTGATGGCGACAAAGACAAGAAGGAAGGCAGTCAAgtagaagagaacaaagagaagaaaggagaagaagcagcagcagcagcagctgaAGGAGGGACAGAAGAGAGCAACAAGGTGGTTGAACTGAAGAAGAATGAATATTACTACATGCCACCAAGGTATGGCTATGGTGGTGGCAACATGGAATACTATGCAGCTTATCCTGGTCCAGGTTACCCTCCTCAGATCTTCAGTGATGAGAACCCCAATGCATGTACTGTGATGTAA